The Haloarcula laminariae genome includes a window with the following:
- a CDS encoding DEAD/DEAH box helicase family protein: MEPESDFTDLELPRVIDTSSDDLMEDFYIPLLSRAKVYRRGVGYFTTNWVRSAARGIAELAENGGTAQWIMSPILEEDDWEALKRGNRAKTDEVLRNSLDSTISDLRYDLEYETRNAIAWMIADGLLEIKLAVPSKKLSGDFHDKFGVFYDWYGNRVAFHGSQNDSEQALRNYEAYTIDCDWISDRDNEGVNMQEKRFENLWEDEDENVGVHTIPEGVKEGIAELRDNNNRPYEPPESVATTESEIVLRDYQRDAVDAWFENDNKGLFQMATGTGKTFTALAALDEYTDTVDDPLLCVIAVPQKHLARQWAQEMETFGLDQPKFVYHSANPDWKNDLSRAVSNLELGIKNYECLITTHQTFSGEHFREKVSPLSRDTILIGDEVHGLGSKGRRKGLLDSYDARIGLSATPERYYDEEGSNHLLDYFDGVIYEYPLEDAIPQYLTPYRYHPIVVEMDEDELEDYRQMTQSVVASRYSEDADEETTNILQSQRAEIVKEAINKYDVLRDILRSLDDIKHLLVYTNSEQIDTVGSILNEFGVMHHRFTHEEGDDLREELLTRFGEGEYEALVAMRCLDEGVDVPATRTAILMANTGNPMQFIQRRGRVLRQAPGKDRADIYDLLVVPTLEPDEDIAMSEQYILEKELRRFEEFAETAENEYEARNKIEDVRIAYGI, encoded by the coding sequence ATGGAGCCTGAGAGCGATTTCACAGATTTGGAACTCCCTAGGGTCATCGACACCTCTTCTGATGACCTCATGGAGGATTTCTATATCCCTCTTCTCTCACGAGCTAAGGTCTATCGACGTGGTGTCGGATACTTCACTACAAATTGGGTCCGATCTGCAGCACGGGGAATAGCGGAACTTGCTGAAAATGGCGGTACAGCCCAGTGGATAATGAGTCCTATCTTGGAAGAAGATGACTGGGAGGCTCTTAAGAGGGGTAACCGTGCTAAAACGGATGAGGTACTCCGAAACTCGCTAGATAGCACGATTTCTGATCTGCGGTATGACCTGGAGTATGAAACTCGCAATGCGATCGCGTGGATGATCGCCGACGGTCTACTCGAAATCAAGCTGGCTGTTCCTTCAAAGAAGTTGTCGGGTGATTTTCACGATAAATTTGGAGTATTCTATGACTGGTATGGGAATCGTGTTGCTTTCCATGGTTCCCAGAATGATAGCGAACAGGCTCTCCGGAATTACGAAGCATATACCATCGACTGCGATTGGATCAGCGACCGTGATAACGAGGGGGTGAATATGCAAGAAAAGCGGTTTGAGAATCTTTGGGAAGACGAAGATGAGAATGTCGGGGTCCATACAATCCCAGAGGGAGTTAAGGAGGGAATCGCTGAACTCCGAGATAATAACAATCGACCTTATGAACCACCAGAATCAGTCGCTACCACAGAATCTGAAATTGTTCTCCGAGATTATCAACGGGACGCTGTTGATGCTTGGTTCGAGAATGACAACAAAGGCCTATTCCAGATGGCAACTGGAACAGGCAAGACGTTCACAGCTCTAGCGGCGCTTGATGAATACACAGATACCGTAGATGATCCACTTCTTTGTGTAATTGCTGTTCCTCAGAAACACCTCGCGCGGCAGTGGGCCCAGGAGATGGAAACGTTCGGGCTTGACCAACCAAAATTTGTCTATCACTCAGCTAATCCGGACTGGAAAAACGATCTCTCTCGAGCGGTTTCAAATTTAGAACTTGGAATCAAGAACTACGAATGCCTGATTACAACTCATCAAACGTTCTCCGGAGAGCACTTTCGCGAGAAAGTGAGTCCGCTTTCTCGGGATACAATCCTCATCGGGGACGAAGTACACGGCCTAGGTTCCAAGGGCAGGCGAAAAGGGCTTCTTGATTCCTATGACGCGAGGATTGGGCTATCAGCGACACCGGAGCGCTATTATGATGAAGAAGGTTCTAACCATCTGCTTGACTATTTTGACGGGGTCATATACGAATACCCGTTAGAAGACGCCATCCCGCAGTATCTGACCCCATATCGGTATCATCCTATTGTTGTTGAAATGGATGAAGACGAGCTGGAGGACTATCGTCAAATGACTCAGTCTGTAGTCGCATCAAGATACTCTGAAGATGCGGATGAGGAGACAACAAATATTCTCCAATCACAACGCGCAGAAATCGTTAAAGAAGCGATCAACAAGTATGATGTCCTCCGAGATATCCTACGAAGTTTAGATGATATCAAGCATCTTCTAGTCTATACAAACTCAGAACAGATAGACACGGTCGGGTCGATTCTGAACGAATTCGGGGTAATGCATCACCGGTTTACCCATGAGGAGGGTGATGACTTGCGCGAGGAGTTACTTACCCGGTTTGGAGAGGGTGAATACGAGGCGCTTGTGGCAATGCGGTGTCTAGACGAAGGTGTTGACGTTCCAGCTACCAGGACAGCAATCTTGATGGCTAATACCGGGAACCCGATGCAATTCATCCAGCGCCGAGGTAGAGTTCTTCGGCAAGCCCCCGGTAAGGATCGAGCGGACATCTATGATCTACTCGTGGTTCCAACCCTTGAGCCAGACGAGGATATTGCGATGTCTGAACAATACATCCTTGAGAAGGAACTCCGTCGGTTCGAGGAATTCGCTGAAACAGCGGAAAACGAATATGAAGCTCGCAATAAGATCGAAGACGTTCGTATCGCATATGGTATCTGA